The following is a genomic window from Anopheles aquasalis chromosome 3, idAnoAquaMG_Q_19, whole genome shotgun sequence.
TAACGCCACATGACCCAATTTATGCTGTTTCACTCAAGTTTTTGGGCTTTTCGTATAGGATTTCCGTCTGGTTCGGCCCGTTCGTCTATTGTTTTCCTTGACCCGTCTGTTGTTTTCTTGACTGCTCGAACAGTTGCCATGACTGCATGATACCGCGAGGTAGTGCATGATACCGCGGGGTACGGCGAGCAATGGAagcagtttgttttgtttttggcgcgCTTTTCCCGCCGTTTCTCGTTTTGTGCGTTGATCGTGGAAAATCCCGTGGGAAAGTTTACCGAAAAAATGCCCGAACCTGAGGAAACACCGGCGAAATCTAAGTCAGAGTTTGACCCAAACATACTGCCCGATCTGTTGCCCCTGTACTACAAACGACTGTTTCCGCACAAACAGTTTTACCGGTGGATGTCCTACGGCCGCAGTAAGTACGAGCTAATGAAGGGTGAAGCAGCCGTAATCACCTtcccttttcttgtttttctagTCGAACCGGACGTATTTACGAAGCGAGAGTTTTCCTTCACCCTCCAGGACGATGTGTACATCCGCTATCAATCGTTCGAGAACcagctggaactggagcgGGAGATTTGTGCGAAGGCTCCGTTCAAGATCGATATCGGGCCGGTGTTCAACATACGGCCGAAGGATCACCGGGGCAGCACGACTATGCAGCCGGTACAGCGGGAGCTGGTCTTCGATATCGATATGACGGATTACGATGATATCCGGACGTGCTGCAACGAGGCGAACGTGTGCACACGCTGCTGGAAGTTCATGACGATCGCATGTCGGATACTGGATGAGGCCTTACGCGAAGATTTCGGCTACGAGCACTTGCTCTGGGTATTCAGTGGTCGCCGTGGTATCCATTGTTGGGTTTGTGATCGATCAGCCCGTGTGCTGGACACGGCCGCTCGCTCCGCCGTCGCCCAGTATCTCAACGTGCTCGTCTCCGGTGGCGAAGGAACCGTCTCCCGGGTGATCATCTTCGATGAGATGCATCACAGTGTGCGGCGAGCGTATCGGATCGTGGAGCCCCTGTTCGAAGAGATTTGTCTCGAGGATCAAAACATTTTCGCCAAACCAGAGGGATTGAAAAAGCTGGTCGCCATGGTACAGGATCAGACCGTTCGAGGTGATCTCGAGAAACGGCTCAAAACGGTTCAGGGCGATTCGAAGAAAGTTTGGAAGGAGTTTGTGGCGTTCTTCGAAGAGATGCGTACCTCGGGCAATCGTAACCGACGGTACAAGTTCATCGTAGAGGAAACGATACTGGCCTTCACCTATCCGCGGCTCGATATTAACGTCACGAAGGGATTCAACCATCTGCTCAAATCACCGTTCTGTGTGCATCCGAAGACGGGCAAAATCTGTGTTCCGTTCAATCCGAACGTTGCCTCCAAGTTCGATCCCACCGATGTGCCAACAATCACGTGAGTATCGATGTGTGAGACATGGTTCAACCATGCGACCAATAGTAACcctttcatttgaatttctgCAGAGATCTGTTGAAGGAAGTGAATGCGTTTGACGAGAAGAACACGGTCGAGGGTGAAGAGACACGGTCGCGGATTAAGGACTACAAGAAGACCAGTATGTTCAAGGGT
Proteins encoded in this region:
- the LOC126578175 gene encoding DNA primase small subunit, translating into MPEPEETPAKSKSEFDPNILPDLLPLYYKRLFPHKQFYRWMSYGRIEPDVFTKREFSFTLQDDVYIRYQSFENQLELEREICAKAPFKIDIGPVFNIRPKDHRGSTTMQPVQRELVFDIDMTDYDDIRTCCNEANVCTRCWKFMTIACRILDEALREDFGYEHLLWVFSGRRGIHCWVCDRSARVLDTAARSAVAQYLNVLVSGGEGTVSRVIIFDEMHHSVRRAYRIVEPLFEEICLEDQNIFAKPEGLKKLVAMVQDQTVRGDLEKRLKTVQGDSKKVWKEFVAFFEEMRTSGNRNRRYKFIVEETILAFTYPRLDINVTKGFNHLLKSPFCVHPKTGKICVPFNPNVASKFDPTDVPTITDLLKEVNAFDEKNTVEGEETRSRIKDYKKTSMFKGTVIFEEFLRKLEQTFKGKPAPANELKMEF